Proteins encoded within one genomic window of Pygocentrus nattereri isolate fPygNat1 chromosome 7, fPygNat1.pri, whole genome shotgun sequence:
- the LOC108434012 gene encoding extracellular calcium-sensing receptor-like yields the protein MALDRRCTLTRSLHASQKGMWFWDNLSSSPPPPPPPPNMSFRELRNARTTEFAIHEINNRTDLLPGITSSSCSCSRGRVCFYTINEYDENAGSLWNSTGDCKLHYMVQKCVNVQTIPSDHHQAAALAKLVKHFGWTWIGAVRSDTDYGNYGMAAFLKAAQEEGICVEYSESYYRTDPRSKLERVANVIRRSTARVLVAFLHSGDMLFLWQELVRLPLPPLQLIGSEGWIIQSDIKRCIGCGGAIGFSIPRAVIPGFREYLLDLSPAQALKSPLLTEFWESSFSCSLKGSSGGARKCNGSEDIRALQNPYTDTSELRESNLVYKATYAIAHAIHGVICNDTQCDKSAKFTPWQILDQLKRVNFTTRNGYQVSFDANGDPVAAYELINWQVNKDGYLNFVTVGQYDSSRPRGQELSLNGVIIWVGGQTQVPKSVCSESCPPGTRKAVQKGKPVCCYDCIPCAEGEISNKTDSLNCMPCPPEFWPNTQQDICLPKPVEFLSWDDTLSIILTVFSIAGAIVAVSVAAVFYKNRASPIVRANNSELSFLLLFSLTLCFLCSLTFIGQPSEWSCMLRHTAFGITFVLCISCVLGKTIVVLMAFRSTLPGSNTMKWFGPPQQRLSVLTFTLIQVLICTLWLAISPPLPFKNLKQYKERIILECALGSAIGFWAVLGYIGFLALLCFILAFLARKLPDNFNEAKFITFSMLIFCAVWVTFVPAYVSSPGKFTVAVEIFAILASSFGLFFSIFAPKCFIIMFRPEQNTKKHLMGKAPSKSL from the exons ATGGCGCTGGACCGCCGGTGTACTCTCACACGATCTCTGCATGCAAGCCAGAAAGGAATGTGG TTTTGGGACAATTtatcttcttctcctcctcctccccctcctcctccaaa TATGAGCTTCAGGGAGCTGCGCAATGCTCGTACCACGGAGTTCGCCATTCACGAGATCAACAACAGAACGGATCTCCTGCCGGGAATCAC cagcagcagctgttccTGCTCTCGTGGGAGAGTCTGCTTCTACACCATCAATGAGTATGACGAGAATGCTGGGTCTCTTTGGAATTCCACAGGTGATTGTAAGCTGCACTACATGGTGCAGAAATGTGTGAATGTTCA GACCATACCAAGTGACCATCACCAAGCAGCCGCACTAGCAAAACTAGTCAAACACTTTGGCTGGACATGGATTGGGGCAGTGCGCAGCGATACGGACTACGGAAATTATGGAATGGCGGCGTTTCTAAAGGCTGCGCAGGAGGAGGGAATCTGTGTGGAGTACTCCGAGTCCTACTACAGAACAGATCCGCGCAGTAAACTGGAGAGAGTGGCGAACGTCATCCGGAGATCAACAGCCCGGGTACTAGTAGCGTTTCTTCACTCAGGCGACATGCTGTTCCTGTGGCAGGAACTGGTTAGACTGCCGCTGCCTCCGCTTCAGTTGATCGGCAGCGAAGGGTGGATCATACAATCAGACATTAAGCGTTGTATCGGCTGCGGTGGGGCGATAGGATTTAGCATCCCCCGCGCAGTGATTCCAGGTTTCCGTGAGTATCTTCTGGATCTCTCTCCAGCACAAGCACTGAAATCTCCTCTGCTaacggagttttgggagagctcGTTCAGCTGTAGCCTGAAAGGCTCCTCAGGGGGCGCGCGGAAATGTAACGGCAGCGAGGATATCCGCGCGCTGCAGAACCCGTATACAGACACGTCGGAGCTGCGCGAGTCTAACCTGGTGTATAAAGCTACGTATGCCATAGCGCATGCCATCCACGGTGTTATCTGTAATGACACGCAGTGCGACAAGAGCGCTAAATTCACACCAtggcag ATACTTGATCAGCTCAAGAGAGTGAACTTCACTACAAGGAATGGCTATCAGGTCTCCTTTGATGCCAATGGCGATCCTGTGGCTGCTTATGAGCTCATAAACTGGCAGGTTAATAAAGATGGTTATTTGAATTTTGTGACTGTGGGCCAGTACGACTCATCCAGACCAAGAGGCCAAGAGTTGAGTCTGAACGGTGTTATCATCTGGGTGGGAGGACAAACACAG GTGCCAAAatctgtgtgcagtgagagctgtcCTCCAGGAACCaggaaggctgtgcagaaaggaaagccagtCTGCTGCTATGACTGTATACCATGCGCAGAAGGAGAGATCAGTAATAAGACAG ACTCTTTGAACTGTATGCCCTGCCCTCCTGAGTTCTGGCCCAACACTCAGCAAGACATCTGCCTCCCGAAGCCTGTGGAGTTCCTGTCCTGGGACGACACTCTGAGCATCATCCTGACAGTGTTCTCTATTGCTGGGGCCATCGTTGCTGTATCTGTGGCTGCTGTTTTCTACAAAAACAGAGCTTCTCCAATCGTCCGAGCCAATaactcagagctgagcttcctgctgctcttctcattgactctgtgtttcctctgctcACTTACTTTCATTGGTCAGCCCTCTGAGTGGTCCTGCATGCTGCGTCACACAGCGTTTGGGATCACCttcgtcctctgcatctcctgtgttctggggaaaacaatagtggtgttaatggccttcagatctacacttccaggcagtaataccatgaaatggtttgggcctccacagcagagactcagtgttCTCACCTTCACTCTCATTCAGGTCCTAATTTGTACTCTTTGGTTGGCAAtatctcctcctcttcccttcAAAAATCTAAAGCAATACAAAGAAAGGATAATCCTGGAATGTGCATTAGGTTCAGCTATAGGCttctgggctgtgctgggttatataggatttctggctcttttgtgttttattttagcttttctagctcggaagctgcctgataactttaatgaagccaagttcatcacattcagcatgctcatattctgtgcagtGTGGGTTACCTTTGTcccagcttatgtcagctctcctggaaagttcactgtagctgtagaGATATTTGCTATTCTGGCCTCAAgctttggtctgtttttttctatttttgctcCCAAATGTTTCATAATCATGTTCAGGCCAGAGCAGAATACAAAGAAACACCTTATGGGTAAAGCACCCTCCAAGTCTCTTTGA